A stretch of Miscanthus floridulus cultivar M001 chromosome 13, ASM1932011v1, whole genome shotgun sequence DNA encodes these proteins:
- the LOC136501154 gene encoding uncharacterized protein, translating into MAAADPATAASSFSQFSFRRAVCPSPLRVRFSRPHPPARLRVSSTTVVALHKRNPKRLKYAAERQFSRGDARMLRVEVEPSSEDFWKLDPIIDLINRGAVGVIPTDTVYSIVCDLSNNESIERLRRLKGIGNSKPLSILCRSLRDIDTYTTGFPRGTNQGQANIFRAVKRAIPGPYTFILPASKQFPKQCIKHGSSTRYAKRRQVGVRIPDDPICQAILQNLDEPLICTSVKYLSEDEWILDPVIIADLYEPLGLDFIVDGGPRIADPSTVVDMMGTNPTITRQGKGPNLDWMVAKDEEEEEAQSMFSFKAA; encoded by the exons ATGGCCGCCGCAGACCCCGCCACCGCGGCCTCCTCCTTCTCGCAGTTCTCCTTCCGCCGCGCCGTCTGCCCCTCCCCGCTCCGCGTCCGCTTTTCGCGGCCCCATCCGCCCGCTCGGCTCCGCGTCTCCTCCACCACCGTCGTTGCTCTCCACAAGCGCAACCCCAAGCGGCTCAAGTACGCCGCCGAGCGCCAGTTCTCG AGAGGGGATGCCAGGATGCTGCGGGTGGAGGTGGAGCCCTCCAGCGAGGACTTCTGGAAGCTCGACCCTATTATCGACCTCATCAATCGCGGCGCCGTCGGGGTGATCCCTACTGACACCGT CTACTCCATCGTCTGTGACCTGAGTAACAATGAATCTATTGAGCGCCTTCGCAG ACTCAAAGGCATTGGAAACTCAAAG CCTCTCAGCATCCTATGTCGCTCATTACGTGATATCGATACCTACACAACAGGATTTCCTCGAGGCACCAACCAAGGGCAAGCTAACATTTTCCGTGCTGTCAAGCGTGCAATACCTGGGCCT TACACATTTATTTTACCTGCAAGCAAGCAATTTCCTAAACAGTGCATAAAGCATGGTTCTTCCACAAGGTATGCAAAAAGGAGGCAGGTTGGCGTCCGAATTCCAGATGATCCCATCTGCCAGGCAATATTGCAAAATCTTGATGAACCTTTGATCTGCACAAG TGTCAAATATCTATCGGAGGATGAATGGATACTTGATCCAGTAATCATCGCTGATCTTTATGAGCCACTG GGGCTTGATTTTATTGTTGATGGTGGACCTAGAATTGCTGATCCTTCTACCGTGGTGGATATGATGGGAACAAACCCTACTATAACTCGTCAGGGAAAG ggtcCAAATCTGGATTGGATGGTAGCAAAagatgaagaggaggaggaggcacaaTCGATGTTTTCTTTTAAAGCAGCTTGA